In Rhodothermales bacterium, the following proteins share a genomic window:
- a CDS encoding VOC family protein: MAYPVSDARPDTGIAPPGYRLPAATRPGRVRLQVTDLDRSLAFYEGVLGLRVLDRSGATATLGADRPLIELVERPGARPVSRRGRLGLFHVALLLPGRASLARFLRHLAKGGVRPGMSDHLVSEAVYLSDPDGLGIEVYADRPRSAWERWGQEIAMATEPLDVQDLLRAGGEAPWDGAPTGTVVGHVHLHVGDLNRAAAFYHEALGLDQVVWGYPGALFLSAGGYHHHLGTNTWAAGAPQAGNDDVRLLDWTLVLPTDDDVAAAAESLTAAGHPIDPVGRVADPWGTVLRLATTD, encoded by the coding sequence ATGGCCTACCCCGTTTCTGACGCCCGCCCCGACACCGGCATCGCCCCACCCGGTTACCGGCTTCCGGCGGCGACGCGGCCCGGCCGCGTCCGCCTCCAAGTCACCGACCTCGACCGCTCGCTCGCCTTCTACGAGGGCGTGCTCGGCCTTCGTGTGCTCGACCGCTCCGGGGCCACCGCCACCCTCGGCGCCGATCGCCCCCTCATCGAGCTCGTCGAGCGCCCCGGGGCGCGGCCCGTGTCCCGGCGCGGGCGCCTCGGCCTGTTCCACGTCGCCCTCCTCCTCCCCGGTCGGGCCTCCCTCGCCCGCTTCCTGCGGCACCTCGCTAAGGGGGGCGTCCGGCCCGGGATGTCGGACCACCTCGTGAGTGAGGCCGTCTACCTCTCCGACCCCGACGGTCTCGGGATCGAGGTTTACGCCGACCGCCCCCGCAGCGCGTGGGAGCGCTGGGGCCAAGAGATCGCCATGGCGACGGAGCCGCTCGACGTGCAGGATCTCCTTCGGGCCGGCGGCGAAGCGCCGTGGGACGGCGCACCGACCGGCACGGTCGTCGGACACGTCCACCTCCACGTGGGCGACCTCAACCGCGCCGCCGCGTTCTACCACGAGGCGCTCGGCCTCGACCAGGTCGTCTGGGGCTACCCCGGCGCCCTCTTCCTCTCCGCCGGCGGCTACCACCACCATCTGGGCACGAACACGTGGGCCGCAGGCGCGCCGCAGGCCGGGAACGACGACGTGCGGCTGCTCGACTGGACGCTCGTCCTCCCGACCGACGACGACGTCGCGGCGGCCGCCGAGAGCCTCACCGCCGCAGGGCATCCCATCGATCCCGTGGGCCGCGTCGCCGACCCGTGGGGCACCGTGCTCCGCCTCGCCACCACCGACTGA
- a CDS encoding trimeric intracellular cation channel family protein: MLTALDFAGTFVFAAAGALRGVQHRLDLLGVLVLAVATGVGGGLVRDVVLGATPPAALVDERYLVVCLAGGALAAGAATALTRLRPAVQFADAVGLGVFAAMGASKGAAYGLGPIGVVLMAGLTATGGGVIRDVLVREVPSVLRHDLYATAALVGGGVYAGAEALGVGAGIGLAAAAAVTTGLRLLAMWRGLRLPRPVPPEGDVP; the protein is encoded by the coding sequence ATGCTCACCGCCCTCGACTTCGCCGGCACGTTCGTGTTCGCCGCGGCGGGCGCGCTCCGTGGCGTCCAGCACCGGCTCGACCTCCTCGGCGTCCTGGTCCTCGCCGTGGCGACGGGCGTCGGGGGCGGGCTCGTCCGCGACGTGGTGCTCGGGGCCACGCCTCCGGCCGCCCTCGTCGACGAGCGGTACCTCGTGGTTTGCCTCGCCGGCGGCGCGCTCGCCGCGGGGGCTGCGACGGCCCTCACCCGGCTCCGCCCGGCCGTCCAGTTCGCCGACGCCGTCGGCCTCGGCGTGTTCGCGGCCATGGGCGCTTCGAAGGGGGCGGCGTACGGGCTCGGCCCGATCGGCGTCGTCCTCATGGCCGGGCTCACGGCCACGGGCGGGGGCGTGATCCGCGATGTCCTCGTGCGCGAGGTGCCGTCGGTCCTCCGCCACGACCTCTACGCGACGGCGGCCCTCGTCGGGGGCGGGGTGTACGCGGGTGCCGAGGCGCTCGGCGTCGGCGCGGGGATCGGGCTCGCGGCGGCGGCCGCCGTAACGACGGGGCTCCGCCTGCTCGCGATGTGGCGGGGCCTCCGGCTCCCCCGCCCGGTGCCGCCGGAAGGGGACGTCCCGTAG
- a CDS encoding YceI family protein → MKTLLLAFIVGLLPLAQTTPVATTPEPAPTAAVTATAATATAATYQIDPAHTTVGFRIRHMGIAFVEGEFDEFTGTITYDPNDVAATRADVSVQTNSIDTDVQQRDDHLRSADFFEAETYPTMTFTTTGVQPTGQNGFRLIGDLTIKGTTEEVVFDVEAAGPIPIENGQRVGFHATTTIDRRDFGIDWGSELPGGIPAVGNQVQLVLDVEAVTQS, encoded by the coding sequence ATGAAAACCCTCCTCCTCGCCTTCATCGTCGGCCTGCTCCCCCTCGCGCAGACGACCCCGGTTGCCACGACGCCTGAACCGGCCCCGACTGCGGCCGTGACCGCTACAGCCGCAACTGCTACGGCGGCGACCTACCAGATCGACCCGGCCCACACCACGGTCGGCTTCCGCATCCGCCACATGGGCATCGCCTTCGTCGAGGGCGAGTTCGACGAGTTCACCGGGACGATCACCTACGACCCCAACGACGTCGCCGCCACGCGGGCCGACGTGAGCGTGCAGACGAACAGCATCGACACCGACGTCCAGCAGCGCGATGACCACCTCCGCTCGGCCGACTTCTTCGAGGCCGAGACGTACCCGACGATGACGTTCACGACGACGGGCGTACAGCCGACGGGGCAGAACGGCTTCCGGCTCATCGGTGACCTCACGATCAAGGGCACCACGGAGGAGGTCGTCTTCGACGTGGAGGCCGCCGGGCCGATCCCGATCGAGAACGGCCAGCGCGTCGGCTTCCACGCCACGACGACGATCGACCGCCGCGACTTCGGGATCGACTGGGGCAGCGAGCTGCCGGGCGGGATCCCCGCCGTCGGCAACCAAGTCCAGCTCGTCCTCGACGTCGAGGCCGTGACTCAGTCCTGA
- a CDS encoding SDR family oxidoreductase, with amino-acid sequence MIAITGATGRLGRLVIDHLIRRGAEPSGIIAAVRSPEKAADLAARGVVVREADYTRPETLGPAFDGVDRLLLISASDVGKRTAQHRNVIEAAKGAGVGLLVYTSVAHADTSPLMLAAEHRETEAAIRASGLPFALLRNGWYTENYTGTLAQTLQQGAILGSAGEGRVSAATRDDYAEAAAVVLTSDGHEGAVYELGGDDAFTMSEMAEEITRQSGTEVVYRDVPPEEYERALVGFGLPDDVAALLRDFDEAIAQGALRVESGDLRRIIGRPTTPLADAVADDLPG; translated from the coding sequence ATGATCGCCATCACCGGAGCCACCGGCCGCCTAGGCCGCCTCGTCATCGACCACCTCATCCGCCGGGGCGCCGAGCCCTCCGGGATCATCGCCGCCGTGCGGAGCCCCGAGAAGGCCGCCGACCTCGCCGCGCGGGGCGTCGTCGTCCGCGAGGCCGACTACACCCGGCCCGAGACGCTCGGCCCCGCCTTCGACGGCGTGGACCGCCTCCTCCTCATCTCCGCCTCCGACGTCGGCAAGCGCACAGCGCAGCACCGGAACGTCATCGAGGCCGCGAAGGGCGCCGGGGTAGGCCTCCTCGTCTACACCAGCGTCGCCCACGCCGACACGAGCCCGTTGATGCTCGCCGCCGAGCACCGCGAGACGGAGGCGGCGATCCGCGCGTCCGGGCTCCCGTTCGCCCTCCTCCGCAACGGGTGGTACACGGAGAACTACACGGGCACGCTCGCGCAGACGCTCCAGCAGGGGGCCATCCTCGGCAGCGCCGGCGAGGGCCGCGTGAGCGCCGCCACCCGGGACGACTACGCGGAGGCCGCCGCCGTCGTACTCACGTCCGACGGCCACGAGGGCGCCGTCTACGAGCTCGGCGGCGACGACGCCTTCACGATGTCCGAAATGGCCGAGGAGATCACGCGCCAGAGCGGCACCGAGGTGGTCTACCGCGACGTGCCCCCCGAGGAGTACGAGCGGGCGCTCGTCGGCTTCGGACTGCCCGACGACGTAGCCGCCCTCCTGCGGGACTTCGACGAGGCCATCGCGCAGGGCGCCCTCCGCGTCGAGAGCGGCGACCTCCGCCGGATCATCGGCCGCCCGACCACCCCGCTCGCCGACGCCGTCGCCGACGACCTCCCGGGCTGA
- a CDS encoding DsbA family oxidoreductase, giving the protein MTVEIYSDVACPWCYVGERRFARALAAFPHTEDVEVVFRSYQLDPTLPETPRPLTESLRKKFGPRLDATLRQTAATAREDGLDLRFDDALAVNTLTAHRLLRFALERGGPDVQRALADKLFEAHFTRGLNVADHTVLADLAEAVGLDRDDALVYLGVGDGEDEVRAEIAEAQRLGIRAVPTFVFDGRFAVQGAQPASAFLQVLEEAWAERREGPVPSAEATGADGCADGACAT; this is encoded by the coding sequence ATGACCGTAGAGATCTACTCCGACGTCGCCTGCCCCTGGTGCTACGTCGGCGAGCGTCGGTTCGCCCGCGCCCTCGCCGCCTTCCCCCACACTGAAGATGTCGAGGTCGTCTTCCGCTCCTACCAGCTCGACCCGACGCTGCCGGAGACGCCGCGCCCGCTGACGGAGTCGCTGCGGAAGAAGTTCGGCCCCCGCCTCGACGCCACGCTCCGCCAAACGGCGGCGACGGCCCGGGAGGACGGCCTCGATCTCCGCTTCGACGACGCCCTCGCCGTCAACACCCTCACGGCGCACCGGCTGCTCCGCTTCGCGCTGGAGCGGGGCGGGCCGGACGTGCAACGCGCCCTCGCCGACAAGCTCTTCGAGGCGCACTTCACGCGCGGCCTCAACGTCGCCGACCACACCGTGCTGGCCGACCTCGCCGAGGCCGTCGGGCTCGACCGCGACGACGCCCTCGTCTACCTCGGGGTGGGCGACGGCGAAGACGAGGTGCGCGCCGAGATCGCCGAAGCGCAGCGCCTCGGCATCCGCGCCGTCCCTACGTTCGTCTTCGACGGCCGGTTCGCCGTCCAGGGCGCGCAGCCCGCCTCGGCGTTCCTCCAGGTGCTGGAGGAGGCGTGGGCCGAGCGGCGTGAGGGTCCCGTACCGTCCGCTGAAGCGACGGGCGCTGACGGCTGCGCAGACGGCGCGTGTGCCACCTGA
- the wrbA gene encoding NAD(P)H:quinone oxidoreductase: protein MAQVKLAVVYYSTYGTNHRMAEVAAEAAREAGAEVRLLKVRETAPQEVVDAQDAWKAQQEATSDVPTATPDDMVWADAYLLSAPTRYGGAASQMRSFIDTLGPVWQEGKLANKAFTAMTSAQNPHGGQETTLQTLYITAMHWGCVLVPPGYTDQAVFASGGNPYGVSVTATGEPLSDDVKASIRHQAQRVVRFATRLQE, encoded by the coding sequence ATGGCTCAGGTCAAGCTCGCCGTCGTCTACTACAGCACCTACGGCACCAACCACCGGATGGCCGAGGTGGCCGCCGAGGCCGCCCGCGAGGCCGGCGCCGAGGTCCGCCTCCTCAAGGTCCGCGAGACGGCGCCCCAGGAGGTCGTCGACGCGCAGGACGCGTGGAAGGCGCAGCAGGAGGCGACCTCCGACGTCCCCACCGCCACGCCCGACGACATGGTATGGGCCGACGCCTACCTCCTCAGCGCCCCGACGCGCTACGGCGGAGCCGCCAGCCAGATGCGCTCGTTCATCGACACGCTCGGGCCGGTCTGGCAGGAGGGGAAGCTGGCGAACAAGGCGTTCACGGCGATGACGAGCGCGCAGAACCCCCACGGCGGGCAGGAGACCACGCTGCAGACGCTCTACATCACGGCGATGCACTGGGGGTGCGTCCTCGTCCCGCCCGGTTACACCGACCAGGCCGTCTTCGCCTCCGGCGGCAACCCCTACGGCGTCAGCGTGACGGCCACGGGCGAACCGTTGAGCGACGATGTCAAGGCGTCGATCCGGCACCAAGCGCAGCGCGTCGTCCGCTTCGCCACCCGACTCCAGGAGTAG